One Phoenix dactylifera cultivar Barhee BC4 unplaced genomic scaffold, palm_55x_up_171113_PBpolish2nd_filt_p 000404F, whole genome shotgun sequence genomic window, aacataagatatactcaaatgctttgagctcatcaaaatcaaatagggttataatcaatcactccacaaaaagcatgctcaaagtttaaacatcataaaagaaattttcattgatgataagaatttaaacaagctccaaaataataaagaaaataagaactacaatgccctgatacattgctagggcttcatccagccctagactagacgtttagccgagcatggcttccggacgatcttccatcttcaaatgaaagccttcacctcccattattcccaaaatatcacaaaatattctctcccccccctctctctctcttttttatttctttctttggttCCCTCTCgggtatcttcttctttttcttcaccgaaacaggggttcccctgtttctttcctcCACCCCGCCCCCCCTCAGCCGATGGCCAACCTCCTCTCTTTATACTCGTTTGGGGTGCTCTTTCAGGAAGGGAAAAGAGGTCACGGGCCTGATTCCGGGGCGTGATGCCGGAGGGCAGATCGCGTACGGCGAATGGCTGGATGTCGGGATTAAAGCGTGATCGGTGGACGCCGAGTTGAATGGCCAGATTAATGCAGCTAGCTGCCACCGGATTGGAGGAGTTGGGAAGAAATCCGGGAATACTGATCGCGAACGTGGTTGAATGCTGGGCGAGATCCATGGACGCTGAAAGAATTGCATTGCGGGAGAAAAGGAAGAGGGCTGATGCGAAAGGTTTGCTGATTTCACGAGCAGCTGGGGCGCGATGCTTGGGAGGAGCTGTCACGGCATGGAGCTggaaatccggaagaggagatgcCGCACGCGGTcgatggcggaggagctggaACGGGAGAATCGACGAGTGGCGACTTGATTCTCGGCTGTGAtccactgcgggaggaagaagatgaacagtgaacgGGCTGGGACGAGCAGCCGGTCTGGGATGCTGCGGCTGTAAACGGAAGGGAGTGATTAGGAGAATTAGGAGAAGACGACAATGCTGGGGCGGTGGAAATCCTTTGATCGCGCGGGGAAGGAATGAGGAGGGGATCACGCGGGATCTTCCAAAACAGGGAGGGGAAGAGAGTGGGAGATGAATGCGTGAgagttattatatatatttatattatttttattttttattttttattttttttatttgttttgaaaaatggttggggtccactcggGTAGGTTGGAAGGGCTTGGTCCTGAATCTAAAATAGAGGAAGTTTGGACACAtggagaaaatgggagaggcctCTATTTTGCTAGGTTGGGAAGCTTGATGCACACGGGAAAATATGACGTGGAGAAAGAAATGGatagcttcatgcacatgtggGAGAAAGTAGTCCACACATGGAATAGATTGGGACTAGTTTGTGAAATgggttgactcgacctgcacacataTTAGACTAAactaatatagaaaattaaaccaaCTTGGATTACCTCTAATAATGCAATGAAGAGGGAAAACACATtgtcttatgtttaaatttaaaatatatgcataacaataataataagtgccatGTAAAGTAGataaatttatacattatttagcacttatcacctacttagaataggattcctagaagtcctaattggattaggacttcggattcaaattagagtcctaattggattaggactaaaattgaataaatcctaattgaattagaatttcttaaatcctaattaattattaatctaatgaattaacaagactcctaattggattaggattgaagagttcaattgagtcataattgatttgagttctaattggattaggacttacctagattaaacccaaatggttcatgatttggttaaagcctaatgagattatgactaaaccaaataggggcctcctaatcctccttagaggaggactagggcaacacaagagggaggggctcacgcccctcccccttttgcttcttggtgcggcaacacaagaggggccggcgcccctcttaagGAATCTaatatggagctcctaaatgttaggagctccacatcctttttaaggagaagaagggagcaGCAGCTAGGGcattgaagccctcctccttgtggccgtacgccccctctcttcctctgtttcagccgcaagcaaagaagGGAGAAAAAGCTCTTGGCggcccctccttcctctcccgttTGGGTTCCAACacaagggaaagaaaagggctgcagtcaggctttgattcttcttcaagattcatccttcttcttcctcctcccaagcacattcaagagttaaaagaaagggaggagatcagccatcaaaacacatctctgcaagggagctagcaccccggggagattggagcgtttggattggtcctctgcttcgtgtggatacccgtagaggccggacacgtgaacggcttcaagcgaaccttcatcctaaaccacgaacttcagtttgcggtgatcatctacccgcataaggtgaagatctaatcttcctaatggtttaaaaagtttttaatcctaatctatctacgaaagatttttgaacaacgttcatgagatgaacgtcgatcccgtgtATGctacttccgctgcatctgaattttttttaattttctgcggcatgggcgggttaccAACAAACGCCGTGACTACCCTAAGAAGCGAACGtgtagtggacaataaggttagAGAAAAGAACATAAGGAAAATGAAGATAGAAGTATGACTGTGCCTAAGGAGAATCCAAACTCTTCTTTGTCACTATCTAGTCCTGTATCGACCACACCTTTTACACCGAAGGCCCATTTGACTCAATGTCTGAATGCACCTTCTCCCTTTTGCATGAAAGGAACTTCGTTGGAAGAActaatggaggttttcaaacaagtcaaaatcaacctccatcttcttgatgccataaaacaagtttCATCCTataccaaatttctcaaagacctttgtacccataaacgaaaatctaggacacatgtgcctagaaaggtcttcctaactgaacaagtgagctccattctccagcacaaaacccctcctaagTTCAGGATCCTGGTGCGCCTACCATCTCTTAtgtggtaggagacaattctattgatcgagcactattagatttaggggcaagtgttaATCTTCTTCCTTACTCAGTCTATGAGATgttcggattaggtgaattaaagcctacttcggtgttccagcaattggctgatcgatctgttaaaataccacgacgaacaattgaagacgtcctagtctaggtagacaaattttattttctagtcgatttcatcgtccttgatatggaacatgtgccgaatcttaagaaacagatttctatgattcttggtcgtccctttctatctacagccaatgcatgtattaattgtagaactggggtgatggacATAtcttttgggaacatgaaggtcaaactaaatatattccacacctctgatcaacccgcaagaaaagatgagtgcttcctaatagacaaaatgaacgatcttgtagaagaagtccttccctatattctggcagatgaccctttggaagcatatttagcccattttgatattgataactttgatttagacaaggccatagaagaagtcaatatCCTGCTCGACAATTCGTCTCCCACAAATTTTCATCCTTGGCGAatccgatatgaacctcttcctaccctttctagtGCACCACTGTACCCCTCCATCGAGCcccctcccaaacttgagttaaagccacttccagtaacccttaagtatgcttttctaggaccagaagacatcctacctgtaatcatcgcggctgacctatctgacaaacaggaaagtcaacttttgagtgtgctcggagaacacaaacatgcaattgaATGGTCCGTAACCGATCTGAACGGAATTGACCCTtccatttgcatgcatcgaattcacctagaagaagatgcgaAACCTACCCatgaaatgcaaaggagactcaatcctaacatgaaagaggtagtcaagaaagaagtagtgAAGCTGTTAGATGCCGGAATTATTTACCCTATCTCTGATAGCTActgggtgagtcctactcaagtagtaccaaaaAAGTCAAGCATTACTGTAgttgaaaatgcagaaggagaattgatgcccacacgcacgaccactagctggcgtgtttgcatcgactatagaaagcttaactccatgactaggaaggaccatttttctttgccttttattgaccaaatattagAAAGGCTAGCCGGCCAGggtttctactgtttcttagatggttattctggatacaaCCAAGTAGCCGTGTATCCCGATGATCaaccactttcacatgtccatCTGGGACGTTTGCATATAGAAGAATGCCATTTGCGTATAGAAAACCTGATGGACTGATTTACCTTCTTTGATTTTCTAATCAACCAAGTTACCCATAGTTTGCATTGCAATATATCGTGATTAAGAACTCTAATCCTCAATACCAAAATCAAGGTTCTGTTATTATCTTCAGAGCCACCCTATTTCGCTCCACAAACAACTTCAATATGGTAGCCACTTGGTATGAGGACATCCCCAATAAATTGCACTTATGTTTCTCCAGATAAGTCTGAAGTTGTATAACTACTTTCTGAAGAATATCTACTAGGAGATGAATCAACATCATCTTGATAACATCCATCATCTCTTTAGCAATATTGCAGTAGCTACACTGTATCCCATCGGGTATGCTACGAAACTTATTTTTCCTCCTTGTCCCATTTATGTATGCCAAGAAACTTGTTGACTGATGAACAAGGTGACAATTTAAATGTTTACGATAAATAGGTGCGTGTGGGTATGCCAGTAACATTGGATCAACAAGAAAGATAATAATTGAAGGAAGGATCGAGAGTAATGTAGGTCCAGATATCTTAACATTCAAGAACTTTTATCACCATCATACCATCATTCAAAGGAGATAGATTTGGATAGCGATAGGGGTATAGCATTGGGTTACGGTAATAGAAATTGTAAGTTACAGCTACTCCTAAGTAGAAATTAGTGGCATATTAAGAACTACAATGAGATAAAATGTATTTTGGATTATTGAAGGATCCTTTACAAAATGTTCCATTTATTTATACTAAGCACAATAACAGCCTACTCTGATGATTACTACCCAAGTCTAGCCTTTATTCCTCGCGATTTTGGTAAGTGACGTCAGTTGTCCTTCTACTACGTACATTCATTAGCATAGTTCTGTATCAATTATCAAACTAGTAATTATGTCCTATTAGTCTTGGCTCATCCAATATGCTCGTGCTAGCCTTCTCTATTTTCAGCTTATAGTGTGGTTTTTGGcactttaaatatttaatactaATTCGGTCACTCTTGCAAGCCATCTAACTTATATTGTGATtgattacaatcaaatcttGATTTTATCAGCCTACTTCTTAGCATAATGGCCGAATTCTACCTCTTCGACCTGCACCTCCATAGATGGGACATTTTGTGATTGAGTCCTATCCAGCTCAACAAAAGTCACGTGAATTCTATCTGCCTTTATTTCATCTAATTTTGTCCATATGACACTTACCCACCGTCTCAAGCTAAATTATTGAGATGGGGTGGAGACAATGGCATTTGCAAATGTTGctaaaaaaaaacctttttaaatttcaaatttaacaACAATTCTAAATGTCACATTAGTATTCTATTACGATAATCACTAATGTCACTTAATGAAAGGGAGTGCGCCATGTGCGCTATATTAACTGAGTGGCATCCTATATAAAACTTTTGTTAGGGCATGGATGCCCGCGGTAGCGGACAGGTGcggtaatatatatttataatgcTCGTCTAACCTTCCAAGAAGTCCCCGCCACCACAATCCAAGCATTCTATTGTCATTATGGTCCCAGAAATATAAATGACATGTCATTCTTAACATGGATCCGGAACCTCGGGTTTTGTACTGTAGAGGACCGTGCAGTTAGCTGCCATGTCATCCAACTCGAAAACCATTGACTATTGCTTATGTCTCAACGTACCAACCAATGTGACAGACACTCTATTTCTGAGATTCATGACAACCATCCATTTTCAAGAAGAGCGATGTGGGATTCATTTAAATATTATAACTTTTTATGATATAAAACATGCACTGCGGAGGATCCAGACTCACCGGACCCGCATTAggagatgcatgctcagtaatGCTGCATGCTGAGATAGCTATCAAAACAAACATGCAACGAACTCGCTGCAGTGCAAAGGATAGACCACAGAGGATGCTGGGTTATCTGGGAGACTAACTGTGAGCCCCATGGTGTACGTGCACAATAGAGGCAAAACGTCCTATTAAGATGTCAGGAATCTGATCATGTAAAGAAACACAGAAAGTAGCTGATCATCTAAAGCGATCATCTTCATTGAACTTTCTTGTAATTTATCCTATATATTTTTCCTCTATAAGGATTATCGGGGTGGTTATGTcaatatcaaagtcaaaatttcaaaatttgatttttaaagAACTTCAGTCTTCTGTATCCTGAGAATCTAAAATACAATAAACTAAGTACatgttaataataaaaataactatGTTACTGTCAGATATTTCAATTGCGACCTTGAACATCTCGTTCTCCTCGGCTAGTAGAGATCCTGGTGCACCTCTCACctcaaagagtttttttttgacTAACCATAAGGAAATTTACTGGAAGTCATTTATACAATCTCATCAAAGGACTGAAAGATtgaaaataatttaaacaatcATATGGAAATACATATGCCTCAGAATGAAGATGTTCATGAAAATACAGAAAGAGGTCACTATTATTGCAAGAAAAGGTATATGACAACATCAGGTCATAAGAGTTGAGATAACATTTATCCATTCAAGTCATGTAATCCTTAATACCACTTTGCCCAAAATATATAGTTCAGAAAGTTGATGAAGTTGAGCACAGCGAGAAGAGCATAGAATAACTCCAAATGATCCTTGTTCAAATCATTACCACCCAACCATGCTCCTGATCCAAATCTCCTACTTGCTGAATTAACAATTGCGACAAGCACAGAGCTCAAGAAGTACCCCATTGATGTTGAGCACCATGAGAGAGATGTGCACAAACTTTTCATTGTGTCTGGTGCTTCAGAGTAGAAGAATTCAAGCATACCTGCCAAAGTGAACATGTCTGAAACTCCAAGAAGTAAGTATTGCCAACCCAGCCAAAAGACAGTTAATTCAGTGCCATCTGTTGCTGCTTGTCTCCTTTTAACTTCCACCAGTGCAGCAACAGCCATTGAGACTGATGCTAGCATTAGGCCAACACCAATTCGTTTGAGTGGTGTAATTCTTAGCCTGCTCATATTTAAGGCATTAATTCTGTCATATAGAGGAACGGAGATGAGCATGACTACAAGGGGAACTGCTGTAAGAGAAGCTGGAGGGATCTTGAAATCATGGGAAAGTGCAGTGCTCATGGTTTGTCCTTGTTGCACTGAAAATGTTTGAAGTTGAGCCAAACAACAGTTCATCATGATGGTACATGCAAAGATTGTTAGGAGGCCGAAGAAAGACTTTGCTTCTTCCACTTGTATAGAGGTAACATGACCACCAAAAGTTGCCTTCTCCAAAAACCTGCAATATCAATTACCTATTTATCATTAACTTGTTACAAAGGAATGTAAcataatatcatttttttctctACCTTTGCATGTTTATATTCCTTTTTGATGGTTTTAAATaaattagaattattttttaaaagataaagATTTTTTACATAAATTCATTTTTTAATAAACTAACAAAGTAATGACTCTTTAACCTTTACTTTCAACAATTCAAAAGTTcctaactatatatatatatatatatatatatatatatatatatatatatatatatatatatatatatatatatatatatatatatataagattttACTCTGCAGTCAGTTAAGGCCTAGTCTCTTGTCTCCTTATAAGAGTCCAAAGAATGTAGAACTTAAAAAAGTAATATAAAGATGAATGTAGAATAAGATTTCAATGTTAACTATATTTTCTTTCAGTATTTTGATCACAAATTTCATATGTATGAAAGTTAAACTTGTATGTGTGGTCAATATTTAACTTTATCACCATTACTTTGTCACGTATGTCATGAAATAACAAATGTTAAAATAAATAGGAGAGTAGAATTCATGCCTGAACTTGTTGTGGCATTTTCCTTTAGGCCCATCCATATTAGGTGTTTGCATCGATATGCACCTGTTGCAAGCACTATAAAACAGTACCTGCACATTCCAATATGTGTAACCAAATGAAATACAAATGCATTATTGATAAGATGATTTCTCCAACGTACTGAATTATGCACGAGCTGAGTAATTCTGACAACTCCCTGTTAGAACAACTACAAATATGCATGAGACATTATGTGTATATATAACAGAATTTGCTTTGCCAATATGACTTCAACTTCTCTGGCATGCATAATAGAATTTTTGTAAAGATAAGCAGTGGCCATGTATCAGGTAAGATATTCCATTTAGGTGTAACCATAACATCTTTGTCTGTTATccatatacatgcaaaaaaatgGGTATATAAACATGTCTTTGTCTGTTTTCTGTAAGATGTCTTACATTCCCATATCACTTCAACTTTTTTCATATGTTTAGTATAATATCTGTACATATAATAAGGGACCCAGGTATTAGGTAAGATATTCCATAGAGATGTAATCGTAACATCTTTCTCTATTATccatatacatgtatgtatatgtatatgtatatgtatatgtatatgtatgtatgtatgtatgtacatactaTAGTACAGCATGCAAGaatatgtacatgtatatgtatatgtatgtacgtatgtatgtatgtacatacggCAGTACAGCATGCGAGAAAGAACACAGATAATAGAGTCTAGTATATTTGATGCTTATTGATAACTTACCTTAAAAATCCTGCTAAGCGGACTCCCACTTGGTACTTTGTTCTTATAATATCTGCAACATGTAGAAAATATGAAAATGAAAACAAAGAGTGCGATAGTGCAAACTCCTAAGCCCCATTGCCAGCCTTCATTCTCTTGCACCCATACTAGGAATGTGACTGCCAGCATGCCACCAGTGCAGAGGCAAAAGAAGAACCAATTGAAGAAGCTAGAAATGAGGTGTTTCTTTGCTTGATCAATTTGGTCTGCACCATGTGCTGGTAAGTTTGCCTTCACACCTCCTACACCTAAGGCCATGAGATAGATCCCCACATAAAGTATGGCTGCTTGTAAGCTTGAAGGTCTGTGTCCTGCACTAGGCCGTAATGATTCTTCGCGCGCTTGAATTGTTAAAATGATTAGTCCCTATTTCACAATGATACATCCTTTAGTACTAATTTGTAGAATATACCTGTTGCATAATTAGTGCTCATCCAAATTGCAATAATAGCAAATATAGGATACATGGTTAGACtgctggaaaagaaaaagaatttcaTAGTCAGTCATAAAAAAGATGATAGGCAGACCATAAATTGACTTAGATTTATGTTTTACACAAATATATGTTGTCTTTCCAAACTATAATTCTAGTCAGTGAACATGTGTATGCATACCCAATCTTGAAAAGAATATGATTATGAAAAATTACAGCCTATGTCACATAAACgttaaactttatttttatagtGCCTGTGGCCCAAGTAAAGAAAGATGGGGTGAAGATCACACTACTAAGGATCTCACAAGGCATTGCATTTGTTTTGCAAGTTCCTGCCAAAAAAAACATAATGTTTAAATTATTCATgtggattttattttattttttagataatTCATGGAGACCAGAACTCTTCCATGGGATGAGTATCTAACAATTTGCTCAACAAAATCTTGAACTGATTGAAGAATTCATCCTGGAGCTGCTGACAAAAAGAATTCACCCTTGCGAGAGCATTGACCAAATGAGAAACTAAAATATTGAATTTGAATGAAGAGGTTGATGATTTTAATCCACTGAACAACCTTTTAATTAAGATCAGATGTCCTAATGTCCTTGAAGAATGTGGACTATTAGCTAGAGCAGCAAGtgctataggaaaagtgatagCATAAGAGATTAAGTCATCCAAATTAAGATTACCATCTGGGAAGAAGTTTTGGTTTATACACAAAAACTGGTATGAGAGAATTATGAACCTTGTATACCATCCCCATGGGGGTAGTGAAGGGAGAGACCCAATCAGTGGAAGAAACCACAACTACTGCTCTTTGTTGGCAGAAGAAGTAGTAAAGGAAAAAAACCATATAGTGATTACACTCTGTCATTGTAAATAGgaatatatgaaaatattttttcaaaaaaaatgaaaaaggtcGATTGGCTAAAATGAGAATCATGGATGTTGAAATCACAATCACTACTCTTTCTGGTTAGGATGATGTGAATAAATCTGTCAGTCTAGAAGGATTTAAAGGTGATTACTACAAGAAAAATGGGCTATCACAAAACAAGATCTTGCTTCAAAACTGAGGAGttcaattttattttgatcACCTTCATATTCACAAGGAATAATCCCTCCTACCTCAAGAAGAATCAATTAGCTTCATTTAATGTACAAAGGACCATTTCATATTTGCTCGCTAATAGAATGAAAAGTTATACTAAATTAACACAAAAGCAGATGAATAACTCTAAATAGTAAGGAATTTTGCTTATAGGAGCTGTGCTTCCCAGGCACATGGTGCTTCACCACCTAAACAACTGTTAGTCCTGATTCTTCAGGATTTATCAGTTTCTAAGTTAGCTTAGCATTATTCTAGAGTGTGTTCCTTCAGGTCTATTAATTAATTTCAATTTGCCTTTGATCAAGGGAGGGTCATGCAAGACATCATTATCAAATCCTAGGAACCCATGCTTCAATAGATTGCTCTAATTAAGACCTACCTATGCTTTTTGTAAGCTGAAAGCCATAACACGACCTATGACAAGGTTAATTGGGAGGTTGTTAGAATTTTTTTCTCCTACCAGGAATAGCTTGGAAATTTTTTTAGTGGGTCCCTGAGAGATAAGACCTATCTCTCATGTGCAATTTTTATCATCTATACTAGTTGGATGAATTGTTAAGTGGGTCCCAGAAAATTGTCGGATTCCCTAAAAGTTACACAGACCACTATCCTTGCTAAAGGCTCTCTCTCCCAGAAATAAGGGTAGGAAGACTAGTAATTCAGCCAATTCTAGACTATTCATTCCTCCAAACTACCTACCAAGACTTAGAAGAATAATTATGGGTTGTAAAAAGtatcattttttctttcaaccaaTTTTCGTTGCCAATGTGTGGTAATACCCCTCCTAAACGAAAGTTCAGTTTCCAGattagaaatatttaaaatgTTAGATGCTCGCAATTAAATAAAATTCTTTATAGCTCATGCAGCTTGCATCACTGAAATGTCTTCTCAATTTATGGTGTCATAGTTACTTCATTAGTTATCCTGGATTGCTAGGATAAATTGACTTTATGTGTTATATGAACCAAAAAAAATGCTTTTAAAGGCTTTCAAAAAGTatagataaataaaattttcCCTTAGATTTCAGTGATTTTCAATCAGCCTATGGACTTTAGTGTCTTGGGCTTTATCTAA contains:
- the LOC103697233 gene encoding protein NRT1/ PTR FAMILY 4.2-like — encoded protein: MEMNVDHGEYVDWRGRSVHPNKHGGKRAAAIVCLIEILENMVFISNASNLVTYFYSYMHYSVAESSNMVTNYMGTCFIITLLGGFISDSFLPRFWSIVIFGIAELFGLIILTIQAREESLRPSAGHRPSSLQAAILYVGIYLMALGVGGVKANLPAHGADQIDQAKKHLISSFFNWFFFCLCTGGMLAVTFLVWVQENEGWQWGLGVCTIALFVFIFIFSTCCRYYKNKVPSGSPLSRIFKVLFYSACNRCISMQTPNMDGPKGKCHNKFRFLEKATFGGHVTSIQVEEAKSFFGLLTIFACTIMMNCCLAQLQTFSVQQGQTMSTALSHDFKIPPASLTAVPLVVMLISVPLYDRINALNMSRLRITPLKRIGVGLMLASVSMAVAALVEVKRRQAATDGTELTVFWLGWQYLLLGVSDMFTLAGMLEFFYSEAPDTMKSLCTSLSWCSTSMGYFLSSVLVAIVNSASRRFGSGAWLGGNDLNKDHLELFYALLAVLNFINFLNYIFWAKWY